From the genome of Mugil cephalus isolate CIBA_MC_2020 chromosome 2, CIBA_Mcephalus_1.1, whole genome shotgun sequence, one region includes:
- the LOC125003518 gene encoding B-cell receptor CD22-like → MLMKVSVSPSGEIVEGSSVTLTCSSDANPVANYTWYKENEDSPKASGQIFTITDFRPEHRGSYYCEAKNRRGRHNSTLHLVGVTGSVKSAVAGSLTVFFLVIIFLSVFLLIRRKRSWKQTSGSRQRSNNKAESSVGPENDNAAATTQRISAEQQDEVCYATVGFSKNQEDPLYSNIMLAQHNKQKKKRVKEGDDVVYTAIQLTASGIGREAEEDVSALYSTVKNKRRK, encoded by the exons atgttaatgaaAG tatcagtgagtccatctggtgagatagtggagggtagttcagtgactctgacctgtagcagtgatgctaacccagtagctaactacacctggtacaaggagaatgaagactcaccaaaagcttcaggacagatcTTTACCATCACTGACTTCAGACCTGAACATAGAGGGAGTTATTACTGTGAAGCCAAGAACAGAAGAGGACGTCATAACTCCACCTTACACCTGGTTGGTGTCACAG GTTCAGTGAAATCAGCAGTAGCTGGGtcattaacagtttttttcctggtcatcattttcctgtctgtcttcctgctgATTAG AAGAAAGAGATCCTGGAAACAAACCTCAGGGTCCAGACAAAgatcaaacaacaaagcagag TCAAGTGTGGGTCCAGAAAATGACAACGCTGCAGCTACAACACagagaatatcagcagagcagcaggatgaagtTTGCTACGCCACCGTAGGTTTCTCTAAGAACCAAGAAGATCCTCTCTACTCCAACATCATGCTAgctcaacacaacaaacagaagaagaagagagtgaAGGAGGGAGATGATGTAGTGTACACAGCTATCCAGTTAACTGCTTCAGG AATAGGACGTGAAGCTGAGGAGGATGTGTCTGCATTGTACAGCACAGTGAAGAACAAACGCAgaaaatga